The genomic interval GAACGGTAGCTCGAGGCGGTCGGCCACGGCGTCCGAGAGGGCCACACAGACCAGCCCGCCGGCGTCGTTGCGCATGCGGGCGACCGCTTCGGGGGTGACGGCGCCGGCCGGGTAGACGAGGTCGGTCTCGCCCTCGCGGTCGGCGGCGTCGTGGATCAACACCGGTTCGCCCCGACCGAAGGCGGCGACCGCGTCGGTCACGTTGTCCGTGTCGGCGGTGTCGGTCTCACTCCGAGACATGCGCGATCACCTCGTCGCCGTCTGCCAGCCCGAGCACGTCACGCAGTTTCTCCGGGGCGATGACCTCCAGTTGCTCCTCGCCGTGGTGGGTCCGTTCGGGCGCGATGATGTGGGCGGGTTCGTACTCGCCGTCGCCGCTCTCGATGGACGCCGGATAGCAGTAGGCCGGCCCGTAGGTCCGCTCGTCGTCCTCCCAGCCCTCGATCGTGACGGGTTCGACGCCGCTCAGTCGGGCCCGCTTGCGGACGCTGTCCTCGACGAGTTCGACGTTGAGTGTCCCCGCGAACGGTTCGTACCCCAGGCGATCGATGAACTGCTCCATGTAGCCCGGCAAGGTGATGTAGTGGCGCCCCTCGCCCATCCCGGAGGTGACCCTCCCGGTGAGGTCGACGCTGGCATCGTTCTCGAATATCTGACGGTAGTCGGCGTACTCGGACTGGAGCCGGCGGGCGCCGGCGTCGGTGATCCGAACGTCCTGGCCGTCGCTGGCGATAGTTCGCTCGACGAGCCCGGCGTCCTCCAGTCCCTGTAACCGACGGGACGCCGTCTGGTTCGAGGCGTCCAGGCGCTCGGCCAGCGCCGCACAGGAGACCTTCGTCGGCCCCTCCAGTGCCCCGTCCAGCGCCAGCACCTTCAGCGTCGCCAGAGCGTCCTGCCCGACGGTCTGTCCCGTAGATTCAGCCATACGCCGACGTTCGGCCCGCCGGCGGATAAGCATACCGAACGTGAGATACGTCACACATGTGGAACGGTGAAGAACCGGCAGAGAGTTTGTCGGCTCGACCGACGCAGTCGTCCGTTCGTGGTGCTCAACCGTGAATGTTCTCCCGAAGGTGTGCGGGGTTTGAATAGGTCGGGTTCTCGTAGGCGTGTCGACCACGGGCAGTGCCGTCCTCTGGGAGACGTATGCCTGTGAAGCAGGGCCTACATTATTTTTCACAGTCGTTTTTGCCCATCCGGAAGCTAGATCGGAACTCGTCCGATGGACTCCCCCCGTAACTTCCAGCAGTCGACAGCGTTCATGCCCGCCATCGGTTCTGGGACACCGGTGTCCTGGCCCGAATCCGACCGGAGGACGCTGGAGTTGCCGTACGTCAGCCCAGACACGGTGACCGGCCCTAAGTGCTTTCCGGAGAATTAAACACAGAATCGAGTAATCACAGTTGCTTCCGTACTCCCAAGACCAGACAGGGGTATGTCCTCCACCAGCCACGCCCTGACGGTCCTCAGTGCCTGGCGTGAAACCGC from Haloarcula pelagica carries:
- a CDS encoding CTP-dependent riboflavin kinase is translated as MAESTGQTVGQDALATLKVLALDGALEGPTKVSCAALAERLDASNQTASRRLQGLEDAGLVERTIASDGQDVRITDAGARRLQSEYADYRQIFENDASVDLTGRVTSGMGEGRHYITLPGYMEQFIDRLGYEPFAGTLNVELVEDSVRKRARLSGVEPVTIEGWEDDERTYGPAYCYPASIESGDGEYEPAHIIAPERTHHGEEQLEVIAPEKLRDVLGLADGDEVIAHVSE